The Roseofilum casamattae BLCC-M143 genome contains the following window.
TTTTTCATCCAGTCTGGAATTGGCTCTACTTCTTTCGCGTTCTTCTCCACCGTCCAGTACAGCGCGGGATGAGAAACATGGGTCAAATCGCGATCGGACTCAAAACACTGCACCACCTTCTCCAGTTTTCCGGGTAGAAACAGATCGTCGGCATCTAAGTTAAACAAATATTTTCCAGTGGCGCGATCGATTCCCACCTTAGTAGCTCGCGCTTTTCCACTATTAGTTTGTTGAATATAAATAATATCATCTTGATAAGTCCTGAGTTTCTCCTCCGTATCGTCCGTTGACCCATCATCAACCACAATGACTTCTAATTCGTTTCGAGATAAACCCGATGCAAAAACACTATCGATCGCTTCACAAACGAACCGACCGTAATTATAGGTCGGAACGATCGCTGTCGCTAGAGGTTGACTGTTCATCTTCAAGATTACTCGGGTAATGTTAAAATTCCGATTCCAGCCCAGCCTTGATCGTAGTCGGTGACAATTTCTTGGCTCGGATATTTATCTCGCAGTTGATTCCACAATCGATCCACCTGACAGCTCGGAATCGTTCGGTGGGGAATAATATCATGAAAGACAACATGTCCTCCAGGTTTGACTAAAGGACTCCATAGTTCAAAGTCTCGAGTTACCCCTTCAAGTCGGTGATCTCCATCAATAAACAAGATATCAATTTTCCGACCGGCAAGAATCTTTTCTACCTGTTTTCTGGTCTCATCTTTTTGACTGTCATCTTGAATTAATTCAACTCGAACTCCATCGCGTCCGGTCGCCAATTCTTTATAAAGACGTTGTTTTTGGGGAAAATATCCGCCTCCATGAATTCCATCTTCCAGATCGACCGAAATAACCAGTTCCTTCGCAATCCGACACCAGGCTAATAAGGTTCCTCCTTGAGCCGTACCAATTTCCATCACAACTTTTGGTTGCTGCTTGCTCGCCCAATCAATTAATCCAGCCAACTCGCCATCATCTTGTAGAACGCAAAGTCGCTTGTACCACCCTTGACCTTGGTAAGATTTGATAATTGAGAGAATATCTTCTTTATTCGATCCGGGATATTCAGAAATCAAGCCATACAGCTCCTTTTGTGATGCCGGCCAGAAATAGGAATCTCCTAAATTTTTAACGACTGTTTTTAGATTTTTCTTCATGTTCATTATTCAAGACCTCAGAGAAAGAAGGAATTGGATTGACCTAGAGATCGATCGCCATCCTTAACCATACAATATTTGCTACATCTGGCAACCCTCCATCAACGAACATCGTTACAGATCTTAATTCACAAATACGTTCAGAGAGAACAACAAATATCCAGGAAATCCTTGGCTCTGGCTATGGTCGTATTCCGCTCTACCCATTGATAAGTTTTTTTCCGTAGATTGGCATAGTCATCCGGGGTTAAATCGGCTATTTTTTGCTCCAGCTCGCTATAGTTATGATAGATAATACTATTGGTTTTATCGAGACCGTGAGGAGCGCAGCTATCTGGCTTTCGATCTAAGTCTCGGAAACACAAGACGCATCCCTGAGCGGCAAGTTCGTAGTGTCGCAAACAATCCCATCCCGCTCGTTTAGTAGTTACTCCAAAACGAGAAGCTCTCAAGTCCTGATAATATTCCTCTTCTTGGGTAAACAGATAATGCTCGGAGGTATCCGAAACATGGCTGGATACTTCACTATCGACAATATGAGCTGGAAAATCTTTAGTTTTGCAGTCAATTTCGCCATACCATATCTTCTCTTTCGGGATAGAAAAACTAATGGGGATTCTATTTTTGGGTAAGGTTTTCCAGCGATCGACCAGCGATCGCGGTGCGTATTTATCTAACCCATAATTATATAAACCGCCATAAAGTTCGCGCTTGAAGTATTTATATTTATCCAGCGATCGCGCCATGAGAAAACTTAAGGGTTGTTTGATTAAATTCTCTTTAATGTTAGCATAGGGGAAAAAGGCTGGAAAATCGACCCCATCTAAAATCACCATTTTCTTCGGGTCGAGAACTGAGGATAAATCGTAGGCTAAACCAGCCATCGTCCAGATATCGGCAATGACGACTAGATCGTATTTGGGTAAAATAAACTCCGATCTCCAGTAAAACCGCTCCTCTTTAACGCTCTCTATATCATCGAGCAATCCATAGAGACTAAACCCATATCCTCGCTGCCTTCCTCGTATTCCTTCTGGTACTGGAAAATACATGCTGTCATAGCGAGGAAAATCAACGCACTGTTCTCCCAAGAGCTGGCGCAAACCATGAAATAGGCTTTCGGCTAAGTAGTCGGGTTGATTCGCATGTAAAAATAGAACATTCATTCCGAATAATTTATACTCAATAACTCAATATTTATCTTAATCAAAGCATCTAATTTCGGGATTTAATTGTCGAGAAAAAGACTGGTGTAGTATTATTCTTGTCTGGGATAGCACGAGAACACAAATTGCCATCCAAACAATCCGGGAAACCTATCAGTTATCTTGCGATCGCACCACAAGCTGAGTTTGGGAAAGTATTTCCGAATGACAGGCAATGGAACAAAACCATTGGCTTCTGAATTCAATAGCTTGTATCCATTACCATCGACCAGAGCGCGAGCCGTTTCCCAATCAAAAAAACGAATATGAGTCCGATCCATCAGACCGCAATCGGCGTATTCAAAGTGCCCTTTCATAAATTCTAAACGCTGCTTCCAGAATAATACATTGGGCAAGGCAACAATCAATACTCCGTCATTTTTTAAACTTAATTTTATCTGATGGAGCAATTCTTGAGGTTGGTAAAGATGTTCCAAAACATGACAACAGATTATGCAATCAAATTCTCCTAATTCATGGCTCGGAAATGGTTGGTTCAGGTCGTGCAGTACAACTCGGTCTAACCATTCAGAAGCAGCAGTTACTTCTGCGTCAACATTAGTAATACCAGTAACTTCGCAATCGATAATTTGTTTAATTTGTTTGCCTATTGTTCCCGCACCACAGCCAATATCTAGCACTCTTCGTGCTGTTTTTGGCACTCTAGACAGGACGGGTATATTGTAAACGATTTGTCCATCAATAACTTGATTAATTGAATCCATGATTATAGTGATTGAAAAGTATTGAACGCAAATAGTTTCATCAATTTTATCTAGATCATTTTCTCATATTTGCCTTCCTGAAATAACTTTCCATACTCTCGAGCCATTTGCCATGTTTGCCAAAAGTCTAATAAACGAAAGTTATAATTTTTAATATTGAGTGAGGTGAGCATGGCTAAATAGAGGAAATAGGCCAAGCACTGCATTTGACTAAAAACATCTGGGCGATAGGAACTATAGGCTAAATAGGAGAGTAGAAAAGCTCCTTTGGGATAAACAATTTTGTGCTTTTCTATCCGTTCTTCAACGGTACCATGACTCAGGTGGATGACATAAGTATCGGGACAGTATCGAATGCGATATCCGAGTGCATGTAAACGAGGGCCGAATTCGAGATCGCAAATATATCCAAATGCTTCTAAAAATCGATGAGTTTCAAAAATTTTCCTGGGTATAATCGCGCAGCCACCGCTGATGGCAAAACAATCATCAAAATTAGAAATGGGTTTATGAAATCCTCGAGGTTGAACCTCACCTGGAAGGTGTAAATGGGATTCGGGATTGGGATATTCATAATATTCGCCCAAGAGCCAAATACTTTCTGGTAAGGAGCTAACCGTATCATAGATAATCTGAAAGTGATTGTCCGGAAAGAGATGATCGTCATTAACAATGCGTACGTGAGTACCCTGACAGGCGATCGCAGCATTATTTAAATTCGCTTGCAACCCCCGACGCGGACCTGTAATATATCGGCAGCCCCACTTAAGCGCGATCGCCTCATTCTGAGGAGCAATATCTGGCGTGGAATCATCCGAGACCACAATCTCATAGGGTTGAACGCTTTGAGCGCGAATACTTTCCAAGCACCGGTTCAAATAATCGGGAAGGTTGTAAGTAACCAGAGCAACACTAATCGTAACATTTTCTTGACTATCCACGATCGCCCTCCTATTCATACTGACGATTTTTTGCTCGGAATTCCCCGGCTTTACCATCGGGAAAGGGGAACCATTCTTCGATCGCAAATCCCTTGTTCTCAAGTAGCTCCAGTCCGTACTGAGGATTGCCTTGTTCGCAGGTATGAAATTCTCCTACGACGTGGCGAACGCAACTAAAACTAGGAGATTGCATAATCTCGTATTCAGACCCTTCACAATCGAGTTTGAGCAACTCTATTTTCCCATCCATGCGATCGGCAATTTCCTGGAAAGAAACCATCTCGCAGACTTGAGAGGAATTGAGAGAACTGTTATCGTCTTTAGCCACATAACATGCGGTTAAATCTCCTTCAACACTTAAATGAACTTTCCCCGACTCTTGCCCGACAGCATAGGGATAAACTTCAACATTGAATGGCCGAACATTCTTCTCTAAATTCAAAAAAGTCTCGTTGCAAGGTTCGTAAGCTAGAATTTTCGCATTGGGAAATAAGGTTGCCGCATAGATCGAGAAAATCCCGATATTTGCTCCAATATCCACAATATTATTGAGATTCTCAAATCGCTTTAAACCGTAGGTATCGTTGAGAACAATACCCATCAGCATCACCAAAGAATCCGGACCGGAAATATTGATTTTACGACCGTTAACGTAATAATCGCAAGAATAGGGGATTTGGTTTGCCCTGTAGTAACGTCTAGTCAATCGACTAACCGCATAAGCTGTTTGCACTCTTTGAAGTATGGAAGCTCCCATAGTCTCCTCCTAATTTAATTGGGTATAATATTGAGAATAAATTTGTATCTGATCCATCGCAATTTTCGGCCAAGAAAATTCTCTGGAAAATGCCAAGCACTGTTGCGAGAGTTGCTCGTATTTCGCTTCAGGCAAGGTTAATATCTCCACTAGTTTATCTACAAAACTGTTAACATCACCTGC
Protein-coding sequences here:
- a CDS encoding class I SAM-dependent methyltransferase, whose translation is MNMKKNLKTVVKNLGDSYFWPASQKELYGLISEYPGSNKEDILSIIKSYQGQGWYKRLCVLQDDGELAGLIDWASKQQPKVVMEIGTAQGGTLLAWCRIAKELVISVDLEDGIHGGGYFPQKQRLYKELATGRDGVRVELIQDDSQKDETRKQVEKILAGRKIDILFIDGDHRLEGVTRDFELWSPLVKPGGHVVFHDIIPHRTIPSCQVDRLWNQLRDKYPSQEIVTDYDQGWAGIGILTLPE
- a CDS encoding class I SAM-dependent methyltransferase produces the protein MDSINQVIDGQIVYNIPVLSRVPKTARRVLDIGCGAGTIGKQIKQIIDCEVTGITNVDAEVTAASEWLDRVVLHDLNQPFPSHELGEFDCIICCHVLEHLYQPQELLHQIKLSLKNDGVLIVALPNVLFWKQRLEFMKGHFEYADCGLMDRTHIRFFDWETARALVDGNGYKLLNSEANGFVPLPVIRKYFPKLSLWCDRKITDRFPGLFGWQFVFSCYPRQE
- a CDS encoding glycosyltransferase family 2 protein; its protein translation is MDSQENVTISVALVTYNLPDYLNRCLESIRAQSVQPYEIVVSDDSTPDIAPQNEAIALKWGCRYITGPRRGLQANLNNAAIACQGTHVRIVNDDHLFPDNHFQIIYDTVSSLPESIWLLGEYYEYPNPESHLHLPGEVQPRGFHKPISNFDDCFAISGGCAIIPRKIFETHRFLEAFGYICDLEFGPRLHALGYRIRYCPDTYVIHLSHGTVEERIEKHKIVYPKGAFLLSYLAYSSYRPDVFSQMQCLAYFLYLAMLTSLNIKNYNFRLLDFWQTWQMAREYGKLFQEGKYEKMI
- a CDS encoding FkbM family methyltransferase, producing the protein MGASILQRVQTAYAVSRLTRRYYRANQIPYSCDYYVNGRKINISGPDSLVMLMGIVLNDTYGLKRFENLNNIVDIGANIGIFSIYAATLFPNAKILAYEPCNETFLNLEKNVRPFNVEVYPYAVGQESGKVHLSVEGDLTACYVAKDDNSSLNSSQVCEMVSFQEIADRMDGKIELLKLDCEGSEYEIMQSPSFSCVRHVVGEFHTCEQGNPQYGLELLENKGFAIEEWFPFPDGKAGEFRAKNRQYE